A stretch of DNA from Trichomycterus rosablanca isolate fTriRos1 chromosome 1, fTriRos1.hap1, whole genome shotgun sequence:
TTTCCTTTTCCATACACTTGAATTTATAGATGCCAGAGATTGGTTGGCATCACAGTACTGATTGGCAAAACTGAAATGCCACCCTTCTACCCAGAATACAAGGCCAATCAAGCTCTTGACTTGTCACATTATTAGCATTGGAACTTGAGACATCCAGatgataaaatgcttttttgttaTACATTTTGTTACATTATGCCACACTGCTTTGTCAATCTCTGCCCCAAGGAACACAGTAGTCTCCTTTGCCACTTGGGCTAGTGTTGGATGGTGTTGCTGATGCCCTATCTCCAACTCCCTCAGAGGGAAGTCACTTATGAATTTCTAGTGTTATTGCAATATCACACAAAATGTATACATAGTGCCACACATTAGCTACTGCTAAATTGAGCAATCGAGTGCACAACAATCATAGAAAATGCTGAGCAATCCTGGAGTGAATGTCTATAATAGTCATATGCTTTATATATGGTGGACAGATCAGAGTTGTTCTTTAATGTATATAAGTTAAAACACACTGTAAATATCAATTTCACTTTACATTTATTTGCTTGTCAGATGTTTTCATTATACCAACATTTTACAAATGCAAGATACAATTGAAGTGTATTGTTTAGCAGCTCAGGATGTTTAGGTTGTGCTTGTTCTACTCCTTTTAGCATGGGTTTTGTTCTGatactccagtttccttcctcTTTCCAAAAAGATGCCAGCATGTAGATTGTAGATTGTTTAGGGTGTTCCTTGGTGGCACTGGACATGTTGAAATGACTACTGAAGATAGGtagatgtttatttaaataaatgaatagatactAGGTGTACAAATAAATCTAAATTGACAGATACATTCTTGgcattacacatttatttaaatacgtgtgtttttaaaaatactaaCTTAGACTAAGAGACAGGATTTTGAGAGCTAAAGCAGAGATACATGCAAACACTCACAGGACATAAATTGTCTTATCACTGCCATGAGGTGTTTGCAGCCTATGATAAAGCATCAGCCAttcttattcttttattttttaatgactgCCCAGCAGCCATAAAACATGTAGTATGGCCTGCTGCTTTTAGCACACATCACACAaactatttacacattttgcatattagttaaaacaaaaattacaaaaattgtGGGATTGACAGAACTGTAAATTGTGGCTGTAGGTTTTGGCGTTTAGAGTTTTAATAGGGTTCTTCCTTTAAGCTTCGATATAGACAGCAGGTGAAGATCATTCCCAAAACCTtgattaaatacaaaacatatgatggatgtaaattaaaatattgcaCATTAAAACTCACATAGGTTCAAAATGAAATGAtctgttatatatattttttacctgAACAAACGCAATTCCAATAGCCACGGCACCCAATATCAGCAAGTGCTGAAGGATAAACTTCTCTAATTTTAAAATGCAGCCACcctaaaagaaaaagaacagttttcAACATGGTTCCAACAGTTTTATCAATGCATTTAAACTTTATTCTGAGTGGGTTTCACATTGGTATGAAAATGGCTGTGGCTTTTCATAATTACTTATTGTgccctatatatatacagctctGGAAAAAAATAAGAGACCACTTCAAAATTTCTCTACTATTACAATTTATGGGTATGTGTTTGACCAAAATGAGCAGTGTTGTTTTATTCTATAAACTACTGCAAATATTTCTCCCAAATTCCAGataaaaatattgtaatttAGAGGatctttttatttagaaaatgaCTAATGgtcaaaataacaaaacagGTACAGAAATGTCAGACCACAAACAATGCAAAGAAAACAAGCtcatattcatttttaaacaacACAGTACTAATATATTAACTTAGGAGGAGTCCAGAAATCAATATTTCGTGGAATAACCCTTATTTTTAATCACAGCTTTCATGCGTCTTGGCATGCTTTCCACCAGTCTTTTACATTGCTGTTGGGTAACTTAACGCCACTTCTGGCGCAGACATTGCAGGAGCTCGTCTTTGTTTGATGGCTTGTGACCGTCCATTTTTCTCTTGATCACATTCCAAAGGttttcaatggggttcaggtctggagattgggctggccatTATAAGGTCTTGATCTGGTGGTCCCTTATTCACACCTTGATTGACCTGGCTGTGTGACATGgagcattgtcctgctgaagAAACCATAATCAGAGTTGGGGAACATTGTCAGAGCAGAGGGAAGCAAGTTTTCTTACGGTTGTTAAGTGACATTCAAATGAGGTGGCGGTCATCACGTTCAGAAGAGAGTCGCTTTCACCCTCTGTCAGTCTGTAGCTTTGTTGTCCCATGTGTTTGCTGCTTGACCTTCTTCTTATGAACCACTGTTTTTGAAATTTTCAGGATGGAAGCAACCTGACGCTCACTGTATCCCTCTGCCAGTAAAGCTAGTACTGAACGCTTCTTTTCCTCACTAAGAACCTTTCTTTTCAACTGTTTTGGCATGGTCTGTAGTTGTATTTTGACTACACTTAATTTTTGGGTAGTACTAGCACTGCTTTTGCCATCCAGCTGGTTCTATAACAAGTGAATAGTGATGACAGCAGCAGTGGTTTTTATACTATTGCTCGTTAGGATAGGATTTGGTTGAGGTGATCACCTTATCAGCCTCTCATTAAGTAGAATGAGGTGtgtctttaaatttaaagtactcactcagaagttacactttttgcctctggtatttttaatgcacagttttagttactttaactttatattgtaatataataataatgacctgtGCAGCCAGAGtggggggggggcagtgaggtaagtggttgagttcatgtcgtaaGCTCATTTAGCCTGTAACGCGTATCCGTGCGTGCAGATGCCTGACGAGACAAATCCGTGCTCCGAcaaaagatgatattaaagcgtcaattaataacgGTAAtattgtctagtgatgatttctcatgctttttaaaaatgattatttaaaataccctaTATTTCACAATATGTAGCAGAAGCTCGAGTCATTTGTAACTCACAACACCTGTTGTGCCCGTGTTATtgctacagtataaacacaatgttgctgtgtaaagcagcgcaaatgaccacagacacacatatttacgtggcacaaacacagcccaataaaaatagtttgattaaaaattctttaatcgcgattaaaatgttAACACGTTAATCACGTTAATTAACacaattaacgacagccctaatatatatatttttcattaAATTAAAATCCCCTGTCAACACAGTGGTTCACATACAAATCCCAAAAAACATTTTGTGAGTTGTGATACAAGTTGTGATAAAAACAAGAAACTGTAACTTGTTCATATTCTCTTGACTGTTGAAACAATCCACAATAAAAGGGTGAAttggtaaaaggtaaaagtatcATGATTGGATTCAACAAGAACATGCACTAAACACAGATTGACTCTGTAagtaccatacataataattttgCAAATCCTGTTAGACAGAGTACCAGCATTAAATACAGTAAGTCACACCTCTACTTTGTAGATGTTGGATGGGTGGTCTCTCACTCCACAGCGATAAGTGGGGGTCTTACAGCAGCTGTCAGGCACCAGCCGCCCTTCTGCAAACTTGTGAATCCAGGCTCCCTCCTGCCAGTCTGCTGAGCTGTTACTGCCACAACATTTCAGCTGTTTCACACAACGGGGCAGGAGCGTGGGAAGACAGGAAGGATTTACAGTGTTATTATGACAACATTCTTTGAAAAACTAGACTCAAATTACATAATGAGATTAAAGTGATTCTTTACTGATAGGTCTGAACCCAAAGAGTCACGCTAAGCCCCATgtgaccccccaccccccactcaTACAGGCCCCCGCACCAGTCCCGGAGTTCACATATCGCAGAGGCAGCAGGAGGAGAGTCCATCCGACCTTCCCTTAATCAAACACCACCAATTGTGTACGTGTGGACACCCGAAGAGgttggtggctctgctgagattggaACTCATGAGTCATAGCATCTGCTCCTGTAAAACCTTGAGTAATGTGTTGGCTATAAAAAACAGTCATTGGAACAAATGATTTTCACCTGATGCTGCCAATTATGGTTCCCCCAGTGTATTTAACGGTTTGATAGCAGACACCGTGGGTTAAAGGCATTCTTTGTGtgattaattcatttttttaaacaatcaaCAGCCctaaaattaatacaaaataacaatacaaaacacCGACATGTAGATACATAGCACCGATTAGAGGAATAGCAAAGTATGCAACATTgatgttaaaaattaaaaagtagCAACATTGAGGTCAGTAGTGAATAAATACCTCTGGGTTATTTGCTGCTGCAAGTCACACTTAGAGGTCATAGGTGTAACTGATTAGTGACATCAGCTTGAATGTTTATCAACTTTCCACTTGCTGCTAGCAGATAAAGTGGTAAAATGGAAAAGGGATGCTACAAACTAATGCTAGTAAATGATCTGGTTTTAAAGTCATACATGTATACCAGGTAGGTTTCCATAGCCCTTACATTAGTTAATACAGATACTGTATAACTGTTTGTAATTTAAAGAGATTAATCAAACTGCATAATTATACAACATTTTGTCAAAACACATTGTTTTAATTCTGAAATAAAATTGGGTATAAAGTACAATTTAATTAGTGAacactataataaatgtaatttttaaatgaaacaaactgacatgaaatgatcatttaaaaaatacacgaAATATTCTGTGCTCTCCTAGTACTCAGCTGATAAATGCTTACATCCTGCTGGAGTTTGTCTACAGCTCTGGTGATGTGGTCCTCGTCAGGCTGCTGATATTTCTCCACCATGGTCTGTTTTAGGTCTGTTTTTAGCTCCTCGTTCAGCTGTCCAGAGAGAAGCAATGCCAGTGAATctaatacagtatttatttacagtaatgtagcaatatttcatttattgtcaTATTCAGTGCAAATCAGATGTGAAATCTGTAAAGGACAGTAAACACAGGAAAGTAAAGGACAGTTTTTGAAAAATAACTGTATGGTATAAAGGGGGAATAGAGTGGTATCTGAGTGTGGTAGTGATTTACCTCAAggcagaaaggaaaacactgtaGTGAGAAGTAAAGGAGGAAGAAAAAGGGGGTTTATGAAAGTAGAAAAATAGCTGGCAATGGAAAGCATGCAGACATGCTCATATAATAATTCCAGGTTGACATCATAAAAAGAAACTTTATTAATTTAACAAACCAGACGTGCTGGAAATACAAGTGAGAAAGTGTCATGCATGTGCAATGTGCAGATTCTGCATCTACAAGTTAATTTAGTTAAATGCATATATAGTGTTTACATGCACCTAGAACTCTTTTATTTTAGTGAAAGAATGAAGAATGTCAGAGTCTAGTTCAAAGTGTTAATGTTTTCTTGGTTCTGCAATAcctatttttgtgtattttctgAAGGACATACTCAGATTTTAGAGCTTCTTATTC
This window harbors:
- the cd151 gene encoding CD151 antigen isoform X1, whose product is MVADGEKTHTCGTICLKYLLFIFNLIFWLSGGAVLAVGIWTLVDKSDYISLLSSSTYSYAAYILIAAGAVVMLTGILGCCATIKESKTLLIVFFVLLLLVFLLEITAGILAYWYYQECFPFCLELNEELKTDLKQTMVEKYQQPDEDHITRAVDKLQQDLKCCGSNSSADWQEGAWIHKFAEGRLVPDSCCKTPTYRCGVRDHPSNIYKVEGGCILKLEKFILQHLLILGAVAIGIAFVQVLGMIFTCCLYRSLKEEPY
- the cd151 gene encoding CD151 antigen isoform X2; its protein translation is MVADGEKTHTCGTICLKYLLFIFNLIFWLSGGAVLAVGIWTLVDKSDYISLLSSSTYSYAAYILIAAGAVVMLTGILGCCATIKESKTLLIVFFVLLLLVFLLEITAGILAYWYYQELNEELKTDLKQTMVEKYQQPDEDHITRAVDKLQQDLKCCGSNSSADWQEGAWIHKFAEGRLVPDSCCKTPTYRCGVRDHPSNIYKVEGGCILKLEKFILQHLLILGAVAIGIAFVQVLGMIFTCCLYRSLKEEPY